The following proteins come from a genomic window of Sphaerisporangium rubeum:
- a CDS encoding alkaline shock response membrane anchor protein AmaP, giving the protein MNDRVTRVNRIGLTVTGLLLLLGGLTALARSAGLLGAGPLIPPEAGQVAAQPWFWPVVGLVALLVTLAALRWLFLQGRPGGIRYLDLEPDRGHGATRLGARAAAGAIEEELDNGPSGERVRAGFRGAPADPRLALTVAVPGDGDPAAARRRAQRGVERLRTALESDRLPAVIRIRAAHGRSAHPAAH; this is encoded by the coding sequence ATGAACGATCGCGTCACGAGGGTGAACCGGATCGGGCTGACCGTGACGGGGCTGCTGCTTCTGCTCGGCGGCCTGACGGCCTTGGCACGGTCGGCCGGGCTGCTCGGCGCCGGGCCGCTGATCCCGCCGGAGGCCGGTCAGGTCGCCGCGCAGCCGTGGTTCTGGCCCGTGGTCGGCCTCGTGGCTCTGCTGGTGACGCTCGCCGCGCTGCGGTGGCTGTTCCTCCAGGGCCGGCCAGGCGGGATCAGGTACCTGGATCTCGAACCGGACAGGGGCCACGGCGCGACACGGCTCGGCGCGCGGGCCGCCGCGGGGGCCATCGAGGAGGAACTCGACAACGGCCCGTCCGGTGAGCGGGTACGCGCGGGGTTCCGCGGCGCTCCGGCGGACCCCCGGCTGGCGCTCACCGTGGCGGTACCGGGTGACGGCGACCCGGCCGCGGCGAGACGCCGCGCGCAGCGAGGGGTGGAGCGGCTGCGGACCGCACTGGAAAGCGACCGCCTGCCGGCCGTCATCCGCATCCGCGCGGCGCACGGCCGTTCCGCTCACCCCGCCGCACACTGA